Proteins encoded by one window of Nocardia goodfellowii:
- a CDS encoding non-ribosomal peptide synthetase, with amino-acid sequence MDITHRSGRSAHPGAARLTFDHLLTAAVAAAADAVAVRAGAEEFTYRQLDADSSRLARELIARGLGPGDMVALGVARGVESVLAVWAIAKTGAAYVPVDPADPTEWVAHIVRDCGATIGVTTSRHRRALGSDIYWIELDDPVVAQRILDRPEHPITEAERVRSLDERHPAYAIYTDEPKGVVVTHTGLAGLVAASAHYRVTADSRVLHGHSPNADVSVLELLLACSAGATLVVSPPSISGGPELTDLLRAEQVTHLLSTPRTLTSIDPADLPDLQVVVVTGDTLDPDLLTRWTAPTRDLYHCYGPTETTTLATSTPPIRTADPITLGTPIPGIDAFVLDPRLRPVPTDATGELYLSGPALAQGYFRDPAPTSDRFIANPFGAKTDTPGTRLYRTGKLVRRTTDGVLIPAQPPAAEASTSPLDKTAPDPLGKLDRAALLERALREPGLPERTLGETSSRERALGQSGSPERISDEPGLLEPALRERGLPERALRDTSSPERALDQSSSPERTLPEPPPQHATAPERSFSASSGGQSASRHVASSDSALTESAGFEPRLSESAGHEPSSQEIAAPEQVLPDSAPQHLAPPKSSLPKLSTPEPGLPETASSERPASEQTLRAPASRNPAAPESAPRETAAPEQQSPEPALRDSASRHRAPSEPSLPQSSSPNSALRGPALPERPASEQLPPGSTPQHAAPSEPSLPESAVPGPVPRPMGRPQRPLPRAVRREWASAEAASAERPSPGTTAPEWASRDSTPKRPLPEPTLPDSASRHAAPSEPSLTDSAVPESASPKTAPSDRSLSEPESPEPALPQRPRFGELPPQSSREIPPSDRPLPESRPSESALPESAAPQWSLPEAPPRHAAPTQPTSSESARHQKGLPERPEPHATLADPASRAAAPLAPPFAPADPESSRQQIPRPEEAQLERAPQHVAPSDRSLPESSESGWQEHLSERSLPESVPRRVERPERSLPEGAQPEWASRRVAPPDRLSPESVGPDSASRHVAPAEQSLPEPEVSESEWGEGQPFGPPLSESIGPESAAWDSASPERPSPEDALPGAVSRETATPERVSSETARQRMTLPEQAKRVDVLRESASRHVAPPEPLTSESALPERSRSEEAVPESPYWHAAQSDSLSSESASPEQAVRERALPEPASRHAAQSDSLSSESALPGRAGFEGVPPESASRQTASPDRALPDRAVPDSVSQHRAASQPLSSESALPGRTGADRAVPESASRHATPSEPLSSESALPGRTGSESAVPESPSQHLTSSDPLSSESAFPGRSESERAVPESASRHAAPPQPLSPEPVSRTDASPEEALSDGTLPESASPRTGMPEDDLAAAPGQTARPARRVLHSVQRPAVVPLSYAQERMWFRNRFEPSSAVDNVPVAVRLSGRLDVVALQSAMRDLVQRHEVLRTVYPEVDGGGVQVVLPLTDPRAVPPLPTLDSTPEQVAGFVTRVAMTKFDVTVKPPIRVQLLRLRDHEHVLVCVVHHIAGDSFSMDLLIRDLMSAYAERVRGGRPDRPMPGLQYADYTIWQRELLGSQDDPESLLSTQSAYWQRQLAALPEQLNLPADRPRPAVASNRGATFQTTVDAELHDALKTVASHTDSTLFMVAHTALAVLLSRLSGTRDIVIGTLVPGRNADGLDELIGMFVNTLVLRTEIDPGISFADLLAQVRRTDLEALEHVDLPFEWLVQALDPVRSTARHPLFQVLLVGQNMARTQLELPELSVAGTAPTVPLAKYDLQLELVEELAEDGSPQGLSLTFRYATDLFDEPTVADFADRFRRILSALTTDTTAVVGDVDLLAPGERALVLREWNTQGAAIPEVTLVDLVAAQARRRPDAIAVRCGDVALTFAELQRRANRAARALIAHGAGPETIVAVALPRTEELPVGLLAVLLTGAGYLPIDTTYPAQRLDFMLSDAAPAALLTTADVIGTWGWRPSQPVLLLERTGDRPDGPVTDRDRFAPLRPDNLAYVMYTSGSTGVPKGVGVPHRAVVELFANTQLLFDFDETDVWTLFHSVAFDFSVWELWCALANGGTVVVVDHHTARSPESFRELLIREQVTVLNQTPSAFYQLAEADRTAPSAADLPLRYVVFGGEALDLRQLKRWYERHPMDAPWLVNMYGLTEATVHVTFLALNAQMVDDAASVIGRALPGLHAYVIEERLHPAPVGVAGEINVAGKQLARGYLGSPGLTATRFVANPFGEPGSRMYRTGDVGRWVGLGGRANLEYAGRSDQQVQLHGFRIELGEIESALLRCPGVRQAVVLVSADEHAGDRIVGYAVPDKDTQLDPNELRTRAAEFLTAYMVPDAIVVLDALPLTPNGKLDRKALPAAEFAGATFRAPSSPIELAVAEVFATLLHRAEIGLDDDFFALGGNSQLATRAVARINAALDANLAVRELFQASTVAALAARVALGASTRPPLARGERPARIPLSLVQQPVWARNQLDPAAPVANLPLAIRLTGVLDVSALRYAVADVLERHEVLRTRYPAIGPDGVPYQEIVSVAEALPGGLDMETTTNPIAHITDMMSRGFDVTTAPPLRAVLLNSADNPEEHLLVIVAHGISVDRLSMAPLVRDLVTAYVSRVEGRSPAWVPLEVQYADFALWQRTAIGTEDDETSAAAKQVAYWRDRLAGSTGAPALPLDRPRPPVPSRRSASIRISLPAEVHRNLDELAHEHNSTLFMVVHAALAVLLARMSGNSDIAIGTAVAGRGERALEDLVGMFANTLALRITVDSEASFDDLVEQAREADLSAFGNADVPFERVVEEVAAGRSAPDPLFQVALSFDNAEAPTLTLPGLTISGLDTGALAAEFDLQVIVDPRASGELNVVLSYAIDLFDESTIKAFGRSFERILTVVAADPEIAVGAIDLLDEVTPDPEPVVQAAQVATAETTGTAGAALAQSLTAAVEDDPESPALVWGDQVLTYRQLDARSSQLARLLIAHGCGPGTGVALRLPRGVEAMVASWAVLKAGAALLPGDQPVGLNLMLGLTSSASPSRRTPEASDRVDWLTLDDPALGAELDAQSTRPVTYATRLRTLRGGDPALRTADHTLTYDQLAAAADRFALRAGLTYESRTFATSDPVSAGGLIELVAAGGQGAALVVAAPAADLTGLLAEEWVTHLVTDLRGLSGVDFGVAADLRAAVLTDGDATAPIPVLPLAELLGLEAPSRIG; translated from the coding sequence TATCACCCATCGTTCCGGTCGTAGTGCCCATCCCGGGGCGGCCCGCCTCACCTTCGATCACCTGCTCACCGCCGCCGTGGCAGCCGCCGCCGACGCGGTGGCCGTGCGAGCCGGAGCCGAGGAATTCACCTACCGCCAACTGGACGCGGACTCTTCGCGGCTGGCCCGGGAGCTGATCGCGCGCGGTCTCGGCCCCGGTGACATGGTGGCCCTCGGCGTCGCGCGCGGTGTCGAATCCGTTCTCGCGGTGTGGGCGATCGCGAAAACCGGCGCCGCCTACGTGCCCGTCGACCCGGCTGATCCGACGGAGTGGGTCGCGCACATCGTGCGGGACTGCGGCGCAACGATCGGAGTCACCACCTCGCGGCATCGGCGCGCCCTCGGCTCGGACATCTACTGGATCGAGCTCGACGATCCGGTGGTGGCGCAGCGGATTCTGGACCGCCCGGAGCATCCGATCACCGAGGCCGAGCGCGTGCGCTCGCTCGACGAACGGCACCCGGCGTACGCCATCTACACCGATGAGCCGAAGGGCGTGGTGGTCACGCACACCGGCCTGGCCGGGCTGGTCGCCGCCTCCGCCCACTATCGCGTCACCGCCGATTCCCGGGTCTTGCACGGTCATTCGCCGAACGCCGACGTGTCGGTGCTGGAACTGCTGCTCGCCTGCTCGGCAGGCGCGACGCTGGTGGTGTCCCCGCCGTCGATATCCGGCGGACCCGAACTGACCGACCTGCTCCGCGCCGAACAGGTGACCCACCTTCTGAGCACCCCGCGCACGCTGACCTCCATCGACCCCGCGGACCTCCCCGACCTCCAGGTCGTAGTCGTCACCGGCGACACCCTCGATCCGGACCTGCTGACCCGCTGGACCGCCCCCACCCGCGACCTCTACCACTGCTACGGCCCCACCGAAACCACCACCCTCGCCACCAGCACCCCACCCATCCGCACCGCCGACCCGATCACCCTCGGCACCCCGATCCCCGGCATCGACGCATTCGTACTCGACCCCCGACTACGCCCCGTCCCCACCGACGCCACCGGTGAGCTCTACCTCTCCGGCCCAGCCCTCGCCCAGGGCTACTTCCGCGACCCCGCCCCCACCTCCGACCGCTTCATAGCCAACCCCTTCGGCGCGAAAACCGACACCCCCGGAACCCGCCTCTACCGCACCGGAAAACTGGTACGCCGCACCACCGACGGCGTCCTCATCCCCGCGCAACCCCCCGCCGCCGAGGCGTCGACATCACCACTCGACAAGACCGCACCGGACCCACTCGGCAAATTGGACCGGGCCGCCCTGCTGGAGCGGGCGTTGCGCGAACCGGGGTTGCCGGAGCGGACGTTGGGTGAGACGAGCTCGCGGGAGCGGGCGTTGGGTCAGTCGGGGTCGCCGGAGCGGATCTCGGATGAGCCGGGGTTGCTGGAGCCCGCGTTGCGTGAGCGGGGGTTGCCGGAGCGGGCATTGCGTGACACGAGTTCGCCAGAGCGGGCTTTGGATCAATCGAGTTCGCCGGAGCGGACGCTGCCTGAGCCGCCGCCGCAGCACGCGACCGCGCCCGAGCGGTCGTTCAGCGCGTCGTCCGGGGGCCAGTCGGCGTCGCGGCATGTGGCATCGTCCGATTCGGCGCTGACCGAGTCAGCGGGATTCGAGCCACGGTTGTCCGAGTCGGCAGGACATGAGCCGTCGTCACAGGAGATTGCAGCGCCGGAGCAGGTATTGCCTGATTCGGCACCGCAGCATCTGGCACCGCCCAAGTCGTCGTTGCCCAAGTTGTCGACGCCCGAGCCGGGGTTGCCGGAGACCGCATCGTCGGAACGACCGGCGTCTGAGCAGACCCTGCGTGCTCCGGCGTCGCGGAATCCGGCAGCGCCCGAGTCTGCGCCGCGGGAGACCGCAGCGCCGGAGCAGCAGTCGCCTGAACCAGCACTGCGTGATTCGGCGTCGCGGCACCGGGCGCCGTCCGAGCCGTCCTTGCCCCAGTCGTCATCGCCGAATTCCGCGTTGCGTGGTCCGGCGTTGCCGGAACGACCGGCGTCCGAGCAGCTGCCGCCTGGTTCCACCCCACAGCATGCGGCACCGTCCGAGCCGTCATTGCCCGAGTCGGCGGTACCTGGGCCGGTGCCACGGCCGATGGGCCGCCCGCAGCGACCATTGCCTCGAGCAGTGCGCCGCGAGTGGGCATCGGCCGAGGCGGCATCGGCCGAGCGGCCGTCGCCCGGGACGACAGCCCCCGAGTGGGCGTCTCGGGACTCGACGCCGAAACGGCCGCTGCCTGAACCGACATTGCCCGATTCGGCGTCGCGGCACGCGGCACCATCCGAGCCATCGTTGACGGATTCAGCAGTGCCCGAGTCCGCGTCGCCGAAGACGGCACCGTCCGACCGGTCGTTGTCCGAGCCGGAGTCGCCAGAGCCGGCATTGCCACAGCGACCGAGATTCGGTGAGCTGCCGCCGCAGTCCTCGCGGGAGATACCACCGTCCGATCGGCCATTACCGGAGTCGAGACCGAGCGAATCTGCGTTGCCCGAGTCGGCAGCGCCGCAATGGTCATTGCCTGAGGCGCCGCCCCGGCACGCGGCACCCACCCAGCCCACGTCGTCCGAGTCGGCACGGCACCAGAAGGGATTGCCTGAGCGACCGGAACCTCATGCGACGCTTGCTGACCCGGCATCGCGGGCTGCCGCACCACTCGCGCCGCCATTCGCACCGGCAGATCCTGAGTCGTCACGGCAGCAGATCCCACGCCCGGAGGAAGCACAACTCGAGCGTGCCCCGCAGCACGTGGCACCGTCTGACCGGTCGTTGCCGGAGTCGAGCGAGTCGGGGTGGCAGGAGCATCTTTCCGAGCGGTCGTTGCCCGAGTCAGTGCCTCGTCGGGTGGAACGCCCCGAGCGATCATTGCCCGAAGGGGCGCAGCCCGAGTGGGCGTCGCGGCGTGTAGCGCCGCCCGATCGATTGTCGCCTGAGTCGGTAGGGCCTGATTCGGCGTCGCGGCACGTGGCTCCGGCCGAGCAGTCCTTGCCCGAGCCGGAAGTAAGCGAGTCGGAGTGGGGCGAGGGACAACCGTTCGGGCCGCCGTTGTCGGAGTCGATAGGGCCTGAGTCGGCGGCATGGGATTCGGCGTCGCCGGAGCGGCCGTCGCCGGAGGACGCGCTACCGGGGGCAGTGTCGCGAGAGACGGCAACGCCCGAGCGAGTGTCGTCGGAGACAGCGCGGCAGCGGATGACGTTGCCGGAGCAGGCGAAGCGTGTGGACGTACTGCGCGAGTCGGCGTCGCGGCACGTGGCACCGCCGGAACCCCTAACGTCCGAGTCGGCATTGCCGGAGCGGTCGAGGTCTGAGGAAGCAGTGCCTGAGTCGCCGTACTGGCATGCGGCACAGTCGGATTCGTTGTCATCGGAGTCGGCCTCGCCGGAGCAGGCAGTGCGTGAGCGGGCGCTGCCTGAGCCGGCGTCGCGGCACGCGGCACAGTCGGATTCGTTGTCATCCGAGTCGGCGTTGCCGGGGCGGGCGGGTTTCGAGGGTGTCCCGCCTGAGTCCGCGTCGCGGCAGACGGCGTCGCCGGATCGGGCGTTGCCCGACCGAGCGGTGCCCGATTCAGTCTCGCAGCACCGGGCAGCGTCGCAACCGTTGTCGTCGGAGTCGGCGTTGCCAGGCCGGACGGGGGCTGACAGAGCGGTGCCTGAGTCGGCGTCGCGGCACGCGACACCGTCGGAGCCGTTGTCGTCGGAGTCGGCGTTGCCGGGCCGGACAGGGTCTGAGAGTGCAGTGCCTGAGTCCCCGTCGCAGCACCTGACATCCTCGGATCCGTTGTCATCCGAGTCGGCGTTCCCGGGCCGGTCGGAGTCTGAGCGTGCAGTCCCTGAGTCGGCGTCACGGCATGCGGCACCGCCCCAGCCGTTGTCTCCGGAGCCGGTGTCGCGGACGGACGCGTCACCAGAGGAGGCGTTGTCCGACGGAACGCTGCCTGAATCGGCGTCACCGCGGACGGGTATGCCCGAGGATGACCTCGCCGCAGCGCCGGGTCAAACGGCCCGTCCCGCGCGGCGCGTGCTGCATTCGGTGCAGCGGCCTGCGGTGGTGCCGTTGTCTTATGCGCAGGAGCGCATGTGGTTTCGGAATCGGTTCGAACCGTCTTCGGCGGTCGACAATGTTCCGGTGGCGGTCCGGTTGTCCGGGCGGCTGGATGTGGTGGCGTTGCAGTCGGCGATGCGGGATCTGGTGCAGCGGCACGAGGTGTTGCGGACGGTTTATCCGGAGGTCGACGGCGGCGGGGTGCAGGTTGTGCTGCCGCTGACCGATCCGCGGGCGGTGCCGCCGCTGCCGACGCTGGATTCGACGCCGGAGCAGGTTGCGGGGTTCGTCACCCGGGTGGCGATGACCAAGTTCGACGTCACTGTGAAGCCGCCGATTCGGGTGCAACTGTTGCGGTTGCGTGATCACGAGCATGTGCTGGTGTGCGTCGTCCACCACATCGCCGGTGACAGTTTCTCGATGGATCTGCTGATCAGGGATCTGATGTCCGCCTATGCGGAGCGCGTCCGCGGCGGGCGGCCGGATCGGCCGATGCCGGGGCTCCAGTACGCCGACTACACCATTTGGCAACGTGAGCTGCTGGGCTCGCAGGATGATCCGGAATCGTTGCTGAGCACGCAGAGCGCGTACTGGCAGCGTCAATTGGCCGCACTGCCAGAGCAATTGAATCTGCCCGCCGACCGGCCGCGGCCCGCCGTCGCGTCGAACCGGGGGGCGACGTTCCAGACCACGGTCGACGCCGAATTGCACGACGCCCTGAAAACGGTTGCTTCGCACACTGACTCGACTTTGTTCATGGTGGCGCACACCGCACTGGCGGTGCTGCTGTCCCGGCTGTCGGGCACCCGCGACATCGTCATCGGCACGCTGGTCCCGGGCCGGAACGCGGACGGGCTCGACGAGCTGATCGGCATGTTCGTCAACACCCTGGTCTTGCGCACCGAGATCGACCCGGGGATCAGCTTCGCGGACCTGCTCGCCCAGGTCCGCAGAACCGATCTCGAAGCCTTGGAGCACGTAGACCTGCCGTTCGAGTGGCTGGTGCAAGCACTGGATCCGGTGCGCTCCACGGCCCGGCACCCGCTGTTCCAGGTGCTGCTCGTGGGGCAGAACATGGCGCGCACCCAGCTCGAACTGCCCGAACTGAGCGTGGCGGGCACGGCACCCACGGTGCCGCTGGCGAAGTACGACCTACAGCTGGAACTGGTCGAGGAACTCGCCGAAGACGGTTCACCGCAGGGCCTTTCGCTCACCTTCCGGTACGCCACCGATCTGTTCGACGAGCCCACCGTGGCGGATTTCGCGGATCGCTTCCGTCGGATATTGTCCGCGCTCACCACCGACACCACGGCTGTGGTCGGTGATGTCGACCTGCTCGCTCCGGGGGAGCGGGCGTTGGTGTTGCGCGAGTGGAACACCCAGGGCGCCGCCATCCCCGAGGTCACCCTGGTGGATCTCGTTGCGGCACAGGCGCGCCGCCGCCCGGACGCGATCGCGGTGCGCTGCGGGGACGTCGCGCTGACCTTCGCCGAATTGCAGCGCCGGGCGAACCGGGCGGCACGGGCGCTGATCGCCCACGGCGCCGGCCCGGAAACGATTGTCGCCGTGGCGCTTCCGCGCACCGAGGAGCTGCCGGTCGGTTTGCTCGCGGTATTGCTCACCGGTGCCGGCTACCTTCCGATCGACACCACCTACCCGGCGCAGCGCCTGGATTTCATGCTCTCCGACGCCGCGCCCGCCGCCCTCCTGACCACGGCCGACGTGATCGGAACCTGGGGGTGGCGGCCGTCCCAGCCGGTGTTGCTGCTGGAGCGGACCGGTGACCGGCCGGACGGCCCCGTCACGGACCGGGATCGGTTCGCGCCGCTGCGCCCGGACAATTTGGCGTACGTCATGTACACCTCGGGGTCGACGGGCGTGCCCAAGGGTGTCGGAGTCCCGCACCGCGCCGTGGTGGAGCTGTTCGCCAACACCCAGCTCCTGTTCGACTTCGACGAAACCGACGTGTGGACGTTGTTCCACTCGGTCGCCTTCGACTTCTCGGTGTGGGAACTGTGGTGTGCGCTGGCCAACGGCGGCACCGTCGTCGTGGTCGACCACCACACCGCCCGCTCGCCGGAGTCGTTCCGTGAGTTGCTCATTCGGGAACAGGTCACGGTGCTGAACCAGACACCGTCGGCGTTCTATCAACTGGCCGAAGCGGATCGGACCGCGCCGTCCGCGGCCGACCTGCCCTTGCGTTACGTCGTCTTCGGCGGCGAGGCGCTGGACCTGCGTCAGTTGAAGCGCTGGTACGAACGGCATCCGATGGACGCGCCGTGGCTGGTCAATATGTACGGCCTCACCGAGGCCACGGTGCACGTGACGTTCCTGGCGCTGAACGCGCAGATGGTCGACGACGCGGCCAGCGTGATCGGCCGGGCGTTGCCAGGACTGCACGCATACGTCATCGAGGAGCGACTGCACCCCGCGCCGGTCGGTGTCGCGGGTGAGATCAATGTCGCCGGTAAGCAGCTCGCCCGCGGCTACCTCGGCAGCCCGGGGCTCACCGCGACCCGTTTCGTGGCGAATCCGTTCGGCGAACCCGGTTCGCGGATGTACCGGACCGGTGACGTGGGCCGGTGGGTCGGGCTCGGCGGCCGCGCGAACCTCGAGTACGCCGGGCGCAGTGACCAGCAGGTGCAGTTGCACGGGTTCCGCATCGAACTCGGTGAGATCGAGTCGGCGCTGCTGCGCTGCCCGGGTGTGCGCCAGGCGGTGGTGCTGGTCAGCGCCGACGAGCATGCGGGTGACCGGATCGTCGGATACGCGGTGCCGGACAAAGACACTCAGCTCGATCCGAACGAATTGCGTACTCGGGCCGCGGAATTCCTCACCGCCTACATGGTGCCGGACGCCATCGTGGTGCTGGACGCGCTGCCGCTCACTCCGAACGGAAAGTTGGACCGAAAGGCACTGCCCGCGGCGGAATTCGCGGGCGCGACCTTCCGTGCTCCTTCCTCGCCGATCGAACTGGCCGTCGCGGAAGTCTTCGCGACCCTGTTGCACCGCGCGGAGATCGGCCTGGACGACGATTTCTTTGCCCTGGGCGGAAATTCGCAGTTGGCGACCCGCGCGGTGGCCCGGATCAACGCGGCTCTGGACGCGAATCTCGCGGTGCGGGAACTGTTCCAGGCCTCGACGGTCGCGGCACTGGCCGCCCGCGTTGCCCTGGGGGCGTCCACCCGGCCGCCGCTCGCCCGGGGTGAGCGGCCCGCCCGAATTCCGTTGTCGCTGGTGCAGCAGCCGGTGTGGGCTCGCAACCAGCTCGATCCGGCCGCACCCGTCGCCAACCTGCCGCTGGCGATCCGGCTCACCGGCGTGCTCGACGTGTCCGCGCTGCGTTATGCCGTCGCCGACGTGCTGGAGCGGCATGAGGTGCTGCGCACCCGCTATCCGGCCATCGGGCCGGACGGGGTGCCGTATCAGGAGATTGTGTCGGTCGCCGAGGCATTGCCGGGCGGGCTGGATATGGAAACGACCACGAACCCGATCGCGCACATCACCGACATGATGTCGCGCGGATTCGATGTCACCACCGCGCCCCCGCTGCGCGCGGTGTTGCTGAACTCGGCCGACAACCCCGAGGAGCATCTTCTCGTTATTGTGGCGCATGGCATTTCGGTGGATCGACTATCGATGGCGCCGCTCGTTCGTGACCTGGTGACCGCCTATGTCTCCCGTGTCGAGGGTCGTTCGCCCGCCTGGGTGCCGCTGGAAGTGCAGTACGCCGACTTCGCGCTGTGGCAACGGACCGCGATCGGCACCGAGGACGACGAAACCTCGGCGGCGGCAAAGCAAGTCGCCTACTGGCGGGATCGCCTGGCGGGATCGACCGGAGCGCCGGCGCTGCCGCTGGATCGCCCGCGGCCGCCGGTGCCGTCGCGGCGCAGCGCGTCGATTCGGATCAGCTTGCCCGCCGAGGTGCACCGCAATCTCGACGAGCTTGCCCACGAACACAATTCGACGCTGTTCATGGTGGTGCACGCGGCGCTCGCGGTGCTGCTGGCGCGCATGTCCGGCAATTCCGATATCGCCATCGGCACCGCTGTCGCCGGACGCGGGGAACGGGCACTCGAAGATCTGGTCGGCATGTTCGCCAACACCCTGGCATTGCGCATCACCGTCGACAGCGAGGCTTCCTTCGACGATCTGGTCGAGCAGGCGCGCGAAGCCGATCTGTCGGCCTTCGGCAACGCCGATGTGCCGTTCGAGCGGGTGGTCGAGGAGGTCGCGGCCGGTCGTTCCGCACCCGACCCGCTGTTCCAGGTGGCGTTGTCGTTCGACAACGCCGAGGCGCCGACGCTGACCCTGCCCGGACTCACGATCTCCGGCCTCGACACCGGCGCGCTCGCCGCCGAGTTCGATCTGCAGGTGATCGTCGACCCGCGCGCCTCCGGTGAGTTGAACGTCGTATTGAGTTATGCGATCGATCTTTTCGACGAGTCGACGATCAAGGCCTTCGGCCGCAGCTTCGAGCGGATCCTGACCGTGGTGGCCGCCGACCCGGAGATCGCCGTCGGTGCGATCGACCTGCTGGACGAGGTGACACCGGATCCGGAACCGGTCGTGCAAGCCGCCCAGGTGGCGACCGCCGAGACCACCGGCACAGCCGGCGCGGCGCTGGCGCAGTCGCTGACCGCCGCGGTGGAAGACGACCCGGAGAGCCCCGCGCTGGTCTGGGGCGACCAGGTCCTCACCTATCGGCAACTGGACGCGCGCTCCTCGCAGCTGGCGCGGCTGCTCATCGCCCATGGCTGCGGTCCGGGCACCGGCGTCGCGCTGCGCTTACCGCGCGGAGTGGAGGCGATGGTGGCGAGCTGGGCGGTGCTCAAAGCGGGTGCCGCGCTGCTACCCGGGGACCAGCCGGTGGGCCTGAACCTGATGCTCGGCCTCACCAGTTCGGCGTCGCCATCCCGGCGGACACCGGAAGCGTCCGACCGGGTGGACTGGCTGACGCTCGACGACCCCGCCCTGGGCGCCGAGCTCGACGCCCAGTCCACCCGCCCGGTCACCTACGCGACGCGGTTGCGCACCCTGCGCGGCGGCGATCCGGCGCTGCGCACCGCGGACCACACGCTGACCTACGACCAGCTGGCCGCGGCCGCCGACCGATTCGCCCTTCGCGCGGGCCTCACCTACGAGTCCCGGACCTTCGCCACCTCGGATCCGGTGTCCGCGGGCGGGCTGATCGAGCTCGTCGCCGCGGGCGGGCAGGGCGCGGCCCTCGTGGTCGCCGCTCCGGCGGCTGATCTGACCGGGCTGCTGGCCGAGGAGTGGGTGACCCATCTGGTGACCGATCTGCGCGGGCTGTCCGGGGTGGACTTCGGCGTGGCGGCGGATCTGCGGGCGGCGGTGCTGACCGACGGCGACGCCACGGCGCCGATCCCGGTGCTGCCGTTGGCGGAGTTGCTGGGGCTCGAGGCGCCGTCCCGGATCGGCTGA